In one window of Nakamurella sp. PAMC28650 DNA:
- a CDS encoding MarR family winged helix-turn-helix transcriptional regulator — MSDDGGTLEDAAQALRELILAGEHYRQAVAGDLQVDISQTQAMSYLHTCGDLGQSELGAMLGYNTSSVTALVDRLERQDLAHRSPHPTDRRRSIVGLTDHGRAVMAGLGSTFVHAFDHISAEVLPDCVSSLRSITADLVLCAARVRRPEML; from the coding sequence ATGTCAGACGACGGCGGAACACTCGAGGATGCAGCGCAGGCGCTCCGAGAGCTGATCCTGGCCGGTGAGCACTACCGGCAGGCGGTGGCCGGCGACCTGCAGGTCGACATCAGCCAGACCCAGGCGATGAGCTACCTGCACACCTGCGGGGATCTGGGCCAGAGCGAACTCGGGGCCATGCTCGGCTACAACACCAGCAGTGTGACGGCGCTGGTCGATCGGTTGGAGCGGCAGGACCTGGCTCACCGCAGTCCGCACCCCACCGACCGCCGGCGTTCCATCGTCGGGCTGACCGACCACGGTCGTGCGGTGATGGCGGGGCTCGGATCGACCTTCGTGCACGCCTTCGACCACATCTCGGCCGAGGTCCTTCCGGACTGCGTGTCCTCGCTCCGGTCGATCACCGCAGACCTCGTGTTGTGCGCAGCCCGGGTGCGCAGGCCGGAGATGCTCTGA